In Cydia pomonella isolate Wapato2018A chromosome 27, ilCydPomo1, whole genome shotgun sequence, a single genomic region encodes these proteins:
- the LOC133532380 gene encoding juvenile hormone esterase-like translates to MSIFSLVLFATTFAVAWGDDKYIISTKQGKVEGSLASNGLYCEFLGIRYGVPVKFKAPLEPPSFSDVYKADSRAVLCPQFPSNDPLAAPSDSEDCLVLNVFTPSPVTGLNTTLPVMVFLHGGGFGVGAGSPSFYGPQYLVSHGVVVVTLNYRLNAYGFLNLGIAGAPGNAGLKDIRQALRWIKENILNFGGDVDNVTVFGQGSGGTAALYLTLSESTKGLFHRVISESGTLFTPESFDHDPLATASQVAKSLEVISTDPEKLLKLYTDTAVMKVEEAIAKQMHPKSVFIPSVEKTFDGEEPFLTDTPFNILTAGKKHKSFNPVPVVIGLNTVEGLISTLDYNTITSQMDRIKNEDYSALDQRSLIVPKDEIEEFRNIMKETYFTNVTADEALIGGLINCNSDFSYTGPMSLFTELYVNASGLPVYEFIFNYIGNRNLGRLLTNSSLPATANRDELFYIFELERLPLPMDENDARIVTFMTMMWTNFAKFGSPTPDPASGEWLPAPHHLEINLEPQYVAPLTPDRAYFWRAFFYKYGTGKPNE, encoded by the exons ATGAGCATATTCAGCTTAGTGCTTTTCGCCACCACTTTTGCCGTGGCTTGGGGGgatgataaatatataatttcaacTAAGCAGGGTAAAGTTGAGGGTAGTTTAGCATCAAACGGATTGTACTGTGAGTTCCTGGGGATCAGATATGGCGTGCCTGTTAAATTTAag GCACCACTGGAACCGCCTTCTTTCTCTGACGTGTACAAGGCGGACTCCCGCGCCGTCCTCTGCCCCCAGTTCCCCTCCAACGACCCCCTCGCCGCACCCAGCGATAGCGAGGACTGCCTCGTCCTGAATGTCTTCACGCCCTCCCCTGTAACTGGCCTAAACACCACCCTACCTGTCATGGTTTTCCTTCACGGCGGCGGTTTTGGAGTTGGAGCTGGATCCCCTAGCTTCTACGGACCACAATACCTAGTGAGCCATGGAGTTGTAGTCGTCACACTTAACTACAGACTTAATGCCTATGGTTTCCTGAATCTAGGCATAGCAGGTGCTCCAGGAAACGCTGGTTTGAAGGATATTAGACAGGCGTTAAGATGGATCAAGGAGAACATACTTAATTTTGGCGGTGATGTTGATAATGTTACAGTTTTTGGACAAGGGAGCGGTGGAACTGCGGCTTTATACTTAACTCTTTCAGAGTCTACCAAAGGTCTGTTCCATAGAGTGATATCGGAGAGTGGTACGCTGTTCACACCTGAATCTTTCGACCATGACCCCTTAGCTACCGCCAGCCAAGTCGCGAAATCTTTAGAAGTAATTAGCACAGATCCAGAGAAATTACTTAAACTATACACTGATACGGCAGTTATGAAAGTGGAAGAAGCTATAGCGAAACAGATGCATCCTAAATCTGTCTTCATCCCATCTGTAGAGAAGACTTTCGATGGGGAAGAGCCATTCTTGACTGATACTCCTTTCAACATCTTGACAGCTGGAAAGAAACACAAATCATTCAACCCGGTGCCTGTTGTCATCGGTCTTAACACGGTTGAAGGTTTAATAAGTACTTTAGACTACAATACGATAACCAGCCAAATGGACAGGATAAAGAACGAAGATTACTCCGCTCTTGACCAACGCTCGCTAATAGTGCCCAAGGACGAAATAGAAGAATTCAGGAACATCATGAAGGAAACTTACTTTACCAACGTAACTGCGGACGAAGCTTTAATAGGGGGACTTATTAATTGCAATTCTGACTTCTCCTACACCGGACCGATGTCTTTGTTCACTGAGTTGTATGTAAACGCCTCTGGTCTTCCAGTATATGAGTTTATATTTAACTACATAGGGAACAGGAACTTGGGAAGACTGCTGACGAACAGTAGTCTGCCGGCGACTGCTAATCGGGACGAGCTGTTCTATATCTTCGAGCTGGAGAGGCTACCGCTTCCTATGGACGAGAATGATGCAAGGATAGTCACGTTCATGACGATGATGTGGACCAACTTCGCTAAGTTCGG CTCCCCAACCCCGGACCCGGCCAGCGGCGAGTGGCTGCCGGCCCCCCACCACCTGGAGATCAACCTGGAGCCCCAATACGTGGCGCCCCTCACCCCAGACCGCGCGTACTTCTGGCGCGCCTTCTTCTATAAGTACGGAACAGGGAAACCTAACGAGTGA
- the LOC133532437 gene encoding zinc finger protein 808-like codes for MNKKPARTGPKIRITRAAFRLKKSDDPPLFQPRAVDEHKYIYTCQYCRLKFTQNSQFFRHMTSNHETQQKQATFECNNCQVVFSKKANLDLHCQTHHQVKSKSRCESCSITFKSRHCLRRHLKLKQLMMENACLKCHKKFMNKDRLAKHVKNKHTFKNVTHQCDICSVKFKEKESLLNHLNRIHKKL; via the coding sequence ATGAATAAAAAGCCCGCCCGTACTGGTCCGAAGATAAGAATAACTCGAGCCGCGTTTCGACTGAAAAAAAGCGACGATCCTCCGCTATTCCAGCCGAGGGCAGTCGATGAGCATAAATATATCTACACCTGTCAATATTGTAGATTAAAATTTACTCAGAATAGTCAGTTCTTCCGCCACATGACGTCCAATCACGAGACCCAGCAGAAACAAGCTACTTTTGAGTGTAATAACTGCCAAGTCGTGTTTTCTAAGAAAGCAAACTTGGACTTGCATTGTCAGACGCATCATCAAGTGAAGAGTAAGTCGAGATGCGAGTCATGCTCCATTACATTCAAGTCCAGGCATTGTCTGCGAAGACACTTGAAGCTGAAGCAGCTTATGATGGAGAACGCTTGccttaaatgtcataaaaagtTTATGAATAAAGATCGTTTAGCCAAACATGTTAAGAACAAGCATACATTTAAAAACGTGACACATCAGTGTGATATCTGCTCCGTCAAGTTTAAGGAAAAGGAATCGCTGCTGAACCATCTGAATCGCATCCACAAGAAGTTATGA